In the genome of Nitrospira sp. MA-1, one region contains:
- a CDS encoding F0F1 ATP synthase subunit A, translated as MEDPLHPFELHNFLPLSFFGLDISVNKAVLMMWVVVGLVTLLLMKAGGARALVPSKLQSLGELLVDFIRGIIQDTMGASGMRYFPLISALFLFILFSNLVGLIPGSYTITSQIIVTGVFAVGVYLLSLIIGFQLHGAKFFGILVPPGTPGWLLPLMIPIELISQLARPISLAVRLFANMTAGHVILGVLFGLTIAGGLMIGWLPFSFTIALYGLEVGIAFIQAYIFTVLTCVYIGDAMHLH; from the coding sequence TTGGAAGATCCGTTACATCCCTTCGAGCTTCATAACTTTCTCCCGCTTTCCTTTTTCGGCCTTGACATTTCCGTCAATAAGGCCGTCTTGATGATGTGGGTTGTGGTGGGGCTTGTTACGCTCCTATTGATGAAAGCTGGTGGCGCCAGGGCATTGGTGCCTTCTAAGCTCCAAAGTCTTGGAGAGTTGCTGGTCGACTTTATTCGCGGAATTATTCAGGACACGATGGGGGCCTCTGGGATGCGATATTTCCCCCTCATCAGTGCCCTCTTTTTGTTTATCTTATTTTCAAACCTGGTCGGTCTCATACCTGGATCTTATACGATTACCAGCCAAATTATTGTGACCGGGGTGTTTGCTGTAGGCGTCTATCTCCTCAGTCTTATCATAGGATTCCAACTCCATGGCGCTAAATTCTTTGGGATACTTGTTCCTCCTGGCACACCAGGATGGCTCCTTCCCCTAATGATTCCCATTGAATTAATCAGCCAACTGGCTAGACCGATCTCTCTGGCCGTCAGATTATTTGCCAATATGACTGCCGGACATGTCATTCTTGGGGTTTTGTTCGGCCTTACCATAGCAGGCGGGCTTATGATTGGGTGGCTGCCTTTTTCATTTACCATCGCACTCTATGGCTTGGAAGTCGGAATTGCCTTTATTCAAGCCTATATTTTTACAGTTTTAACCTGCGTCTACATTGGTGACGCCATGCATCTGCACTAA
- a CDS encoding AtpZ/AtpI family protein, protein MIRDFLLECVPFRRLAWPIKKMAPSQDPMFAGLGQAMRVGTDLLAALIVGGFLGWLIDSYVLDTTPWGMALGLVLGLIAGVRNAYRAAQRWKQ, encoded by the coding sequence ATGATTCGTGATTTTTTGCTTGAATGTGTCCCCTTCCGACGACTCGCCTGGCCGATTAAAAAAATGGCACCTTCTCAGGATCCAATGTTTGCGGGGCTGGGACAGGCAATGCGAGTGGGGACGGACCTTCTTGCCGCCCTTATCGTCGGTGGATTCCTTGGTTGGTTAATTGATTCGTATGTGTTGGATACCACACCGTGGGGTATGGCGTTAGGACTGGTACTGGGATTAATCGCTGGAGTTCGCAATGCCTACCGTGCAGCTCAGCGTTGGAAACAATGA
- a CDS encoding anthranilate synthase component I family protein yields the protein MSSIPKHAERGTHASLHSTSCFPLIQHCSPAFEDPFDLFGRVTGYAPHSFFMEHDAVQDGVSCRFSYLGCDPYRVVRGKGHAYESVSLGKKEKHIGDPFAMLQRTFARQTAGSGHQFPPFQGGAIGCFSYDLARTFEVLPECLPDDLHFPDLYFLFVEIFVAVDHQAPGVWLIFAPSPERLAGESWDHLLREGQARLSDLQAKVMIPENLQTKMHSAMSSLRIEGEQSSLEYMDRVRACKHFIAAGDIYQANLSHRFRVEGVTHCFASQVEAGADIYRQLRKVNPSPHSAFLVLESDVIVCNSPERLVRLSGGRTDMRPIAGTRSRDIEPQVDRRLAEDLLSCPKERAEHLMLVDLARNDLGRVCDYGSVRVNELMTVERYSHVMHMVSQVSGRLSDVCHGFDLIRATFPGGTITGVPKVHCMELIEQLEPVRRGIYTGSIGFIGWNGDLDLNIAIRTLWLTAGQGYLQVGAGIVADSDPEREYKETLKKAEAFFQVLKGNY from the coding sequence TTGTCCTCCATTCCCAAGCATGCCGAACGAGGCACTCATGCCTCGCTTCATTCGACCTCGTGTTTTCCCCTTATTCAGCACTGCTCCCCCGCTTTTGAAGATCCCTTTGATCTCTTTGGCCGGGTGACCGGTTACGCTCCACATTCATTTTTCATGGAGCATGACGCCGTTCAAGATGGGGTGTCCTGTCGTTTTTCTTATTTGGGGTGCGATCCCTATCGCGTGGTCCGGGGGAAGGGGCACGCGTATGAATCGGTTTCGTTGGGTAAAAAGGAAAAGCACATCGGTGATCCATTCGCGATGTTGCAGCGTACCTTCGCGAGGCAGACTGCCGGTTCGGGGCACCAATTCCCGCCGTTCCAGGGAGGAGCGATCGGCTGTTTCAGCTACGACCTTGCCCGTACGTTTGAGGTTCTACCCGAGTGTCTGCCGGATGATCTGCATTTTCCTGACCTGTACTTTCTGTTTGTCGAGATCTTTGTGGCCGTGGATCATCAGGCTCCGGGGGTCTGGCTGATATTTGCGCCTTCGCCTGAGCGATTGGCGGGCGAAAGCTGGGATCACTTGTTGCGGGAAGGGCAGGCGCGCCTGTCTGATCTGCAAGCCAAAGTGATGATTCCTGAGAACCTTCAAACGAAGATGCATTCCGCTATGTCCTCGCTTCGCATAGAGGGGGAGCAATCGTCTTTGGAATATATGGATCGCGTGCGTGCCTGCAAGCACTTCATTGCTGCCGGAGATATTTATCAGGCTAATCTCTCTCATCGATTCCGGGTTGAGGGAGTGACTCATTGTTTTGCAAGCCAAGTCGAAGCTGGAGCTGACATATATCGGCAATTGCGGAAGGTCAATCCTTCCCCCCATTCGGCCTTCCTCGTGTTGGAGTCTGATGTCATCGTGTGTAATTCTCCGGAACGATTAGTACGGCTTTCAGGGGGACGTACGGATATGCGTCCTATCGCGGGTACCAGGTCTCGGGACATAGAGCCTCAAGTTGATCGACGGTTGGCGGAAGATCTGTTGTCTTGCCCCAAGGAACGGGCGGAGCATCTCATGTTGGTTGATTTGGCTCGAAATGACCTGGGGCGGGTGTGCGACTACGGATCCGTTCGAGTCAATGAGTTGATGACCGTGGAACGATATTCTCATGTCATGCATATGGTCTCCCAGGTTTCCGGCCGTTTGAGTGACGTCTGCCATGGTTTCGACCTTATTCGAGCCACGTTTCCTGGAGGGACCATTACCGGAGTGCCTAAAGTCCATTGCATGGAACTCATCGAGCAGCTTGAGCCCGTTCGTCGGGGAATTTACACCGGGTCGATTGGGTTTATCGGGTGGAACGGGGATCTTGACTTGAATATTGCCATTCGCACGTTATGGCTCACGGCGGGACAGGGATATCTCCAGGTGGGAGCGGGGATTGTGGCTGATTCGGACCCTGAGCGGGAGTATAAGGAAACGCTCAAAAAGGCCGAAGCTTTTTTCCAGGTTCTGAAAGGGAATTACTGA
- a CDS encoding aminotransferase class IV, which produces MWIFLNDQFVKKEDARISVFDHGFLYGDGVYETLRVYQGRIFLLERHLARLRRSCDLIGLVLPIQDDAWEAIMTEMLIRNELEDASLRITISRGEGELGIDPGLCPRPTIVVMARSVVAYPAQMREQGVRVQLVSVRRNPESAQSPQIKSLSFLNNILAKQEAVQARAFDALMLNMDGHVTECTTSNIFFVANHRLHTPSVACGILEGITREVVIALARDLKIEVEEGAYSPMDMLQADECFMTNTGLEVMAVSQVGEDPIGQGKSGPITMALWKGFQDNLERWLGPVITRPQ; this is translated from the coding sequence ATGTGGATCTTTCTCAACGATCAGTTTGTTAAAAAAGAGGATGCTCGAATATCGGTCTTTGACCATGGGTTTTTATATGGGGATGGTGTCTATGAAACCCTCCGTGTCTATCAGGGGCGCATTTTTTTATTAGAACGACATTTGGCACGTCTTCGACGATCTTGTGATCTGATCGGTCTGGTTCTTCCGATCCAGGATGACGCTTGGGAAGCCATCATGACCGAAATGTTGATTCGAAATGAACTTGAGGATGCCAGTCTCCGCATAACGATATCTCGAGGTGAAGGGGAACTCGGGATTGACCCTGGTCTTTGTCCCCGCCCGACTATTGTCGTGATGGCGAGGTCTGTGGTGGCCTATCCTGCCCAAATGCGGGAGCAGGGAGTCAGGGTGCAACTCGTTTCAGTTCGACGAAATCCGGAATCTGCCCAATCACCTCAAATTAAGTCGCTGAGTTTTCTCAACAATATTTTGGCCAAGCAGGAAGCCGTACAGGCAAGAGCGTTTGACGCCCTGATGTTGAATATGGACGGTCATGTGACGGAATGTACGACGAGCAATATCTTTTTTGTGGCAAACCACCGATTACATACTCCTTCTGTTGCCTGCGGAATCCTGGAGGGGATCACTCGAGAAGTGGTGATCGCCTTAGCCAGGGATTTAAAAATTGAGGTGGAGGAAGGGGCATATTCCCCTATGGACATGCTTCAAGCCGATGAATGCTTTATGACGAACACAGGACTGGAAGTGATGGCGGTCTCTCAAGTTGGAGAAGATCCTATAGGTCAAGGAAAGAGTGGGCCAATCACGATGGCATTATGGAAGGGTTTCCAGGATAATTTGGAAAGATGGTTGGGGCCGGTTATCACGCGCCCTCAATAG
- the nadB gene encoding L-aspartate oxidase, which yields MSSAAASHHSSHVISTDFLILGAGVAGLRAAIELSRYGRVTMVAKGGPQDNNSFYAQGGVAVALSEEDDVVLHLADTLKAGHQLCSRPATKILVEEGPSRIHELIEWGAKFDTVDGKLAFTREGAHSRHRVLRAGGDATGSEMVRALSVKAQTLKNLTWMGNHVAVELCIQDGRCWGALILDELSGTLKIVCAPATLLVTGGAGQVYARTTNPANATGDGIAMAYRAGAILEDMEFVQFHPTALYLPSSPPFLLSETLRGEGGILRNNRCERFMKNYHRSQDLAPRDIVSRAIWTEMQRTKARHVYLDVTHLGAAFLKERFPTIYSTCLRYDIDITEEWIPVSPSAHYFMGGVKTDLDGASTIPGLFAAGEVACSGVHGANRLASNSLLEGLVFGYRAAQAASSCSTISSCPDFSNSPLLRKPSGRKMSTQDVEKIRNSLRRLMWSKVGLVRTGNSLKKTVDQAQLWSSKLLAAPWSRPGLETRNMVLVGQCIAEAALWRSNSVGAHFREDFPFHKGLAWKTHSRCQQDNDAKPTAVITPKNTKNTTPR from the coding sequence ATGTCTTCCGCTGCCGCATCACATCATTCCTCCCACGTGATTTCGACGGATTTCCTGATTTTAGGCGCGGGTGTGGCAGGCCTTCGAGCTGCAATTGAATTAAGTCGATATGGTCGTGTCACCATGGTCGCCAAAGGTGGGCCACAAGACAATAATTCTTTCTATGCCCAAGGAGGCGTAGCGGTCGCGCTCAGCGAGGAAGATGACGTGGTTCTCCATTTGGCAGATACTCTGAAAGCCGGCCATCAACTCTGTTCCCGGCCAGCCACCAAAATACTCGTTGAAGAAGGACCCTCCCGTATTCATGAATTGATTGAATGGGGAGCGAAATTTGACACAGTGGATGGCAAACTCGCGTTCACCAGGGAAGGCGCCCACAGCCGTCATCGAGTATTACGAGCCGGAGGGGATGCCACCGGCAGCGAAATGGTTCGTGCACTCAGCGTCAAAGCCCAAACCCTGAAAAACCTGACCTGGATGGGAAATCATGTTGCGGTTGAGCTATGCATCCAGGACGGACGATGCTGGGGAGCGTTAATCCTTGATGAATTGAGTGGGACTCTTAAGATCGTCTGTGCTCCCGCCACACTTTTAGTCACAGGGGGGGCCGGGCAGGTCTATGCTCGAACCACCAACCCGGCCAATGCGACCGGAGATGGCATTGCCATGGCTTATCGGGCGGGTGCCATTCTGGAGGATATGGAATTCGTCCAATTTCATCCAACCGCCCTGTATCTCCCATCCAGTCCTCCTTTTCTGCTGTCCGAAACTTTACGAGGCGAAGGAGGGATTTTACGCAATAATCGCTGCGAGCGCTTCATGAAAAACTATCATCGAAGCCAGGACCTCGCACCAAGGGACATCGTCTCCCGGGCTATCTGGACGGAAATGCAACGAACCAAAGCTCGTCATGTCTATTTAGATGTGACCCATTTGGGGGCCGCATTTTTGAAAGAACGGTTTCCTACCATCTACTCGACCTGCTTACGATACGATATTGACATCACAGAGGAATGGATCCCGGTTTCCCCCAGTGCTCATTATTTTATGGGCGGCGTTAAAACCGACCTGGATGGGGCTTCCACCATCCCAGGCCTGTTTGCGGCAGGGGAAGTAGCCTGTTCCGGAGTTCACGGTGCCAATCGACTCGCGAGTAATTCTTTGCTGGAAGGTCTGGTCTTTGGCTATCGGGCAGCCCAAGCCGCTTCTTCTTGTTCGACGATCAGCTCCTGCCCTGACTTTTCAAATTCTCCGCTCCTCCGAAAACCCAGCGGACGGAAGATGTCCACTCAAGATGTGGAAAAAATCAGAAACTCTTTACGGCGTCTGATGTGGTCTAAAGTCGGATTGGTGCGAACGGGGAATTCATTAAAGAAAACCGTCGATCAGGCTCAGCTATGGTCATCCAAGCTTTTGGCGGCCCCGTGGAGCCGGCCTGGACTAGAAACCCGGAATATGGTTTTGGTTGGACAATGCATTGCGGAAGCTGCACTTTGGCGATCCAATAGCGTGGGAGCCCATTTCCGTGAAGATTTTCCGTTCCATAAAGGACTCGCCTGGAAAACTCATAGCCGGTGTCAACAGGACAATGACGCCAAACCCACTGCGGTTATTACCCCAAAGAATACAAAAAATACCACACCGCGTTGA
- a CDS encoding AURKAIP1/COX24 domain-containing protein — protein MSSVVKKRRKKMRKHKHKKLLRRMKFAKRRN, from the coding sequence ATGTCCAGTGTTGTCAAAAAGCGACGGAAGAAAATGCGCAAGCATAAACATAAAAAACTCCTTCGCCGAATGAAGTTTGCCAAACGTCGTAATTAA
- a CDS encoding ABC transporter ATP-binding protein, translating into MNYLSRFIPFLRPYLMTMVGAGVLVMGVAACNLLLIRLGGSLWDLITVQRDLPKLTSMVWVFVGLVIGQGLLSMAHSYLTALASQHVMADFRTHVFSHLHRLSLNFFAKRRTGELISRLMNDVGVIQNLLTETPMDALKHLVTIIGGVGFLLVMNWRLCLLILILLPLLALVARMFGKRLKVLSMQIQDQTAHVTTLIEEVVSGIRVVKSFVQGKREEARFRSAIETLLATTMKRTAVLAVFVPVITFCTFVMAIGVLWYGGKQVIEGQLSPGELFSFVLFAGILIGPFGSAARMFSQVKEVQGAMTRVFELLDTPLEIQDSPMAKALTPIHGQVQFDQVQFSYEGRPPVLDAVSFSIQAGECVALVGPTGAGKTTIVNLLHRFYDPTAGRVLVDGHDLTSIQVDSLYQQLALVPQETLLFGGTIADNIRYGRAEAPESDMIEASRRANAHEFIQALPEGYDTILGEKGINLSGGQRQRIAIARALLKDPRILILDEATSALDSQSESLVQSALTELMKGRTTLMIAHRFSSIQRADRILVLHKGTIVEEGQHEELLAKRGLYHHLYTLREVEGITERMEIAEQPLPQ; encoded by the coding sequence ATGAACTATCTGTCTCGATTTATTCCCTTCCTCCGTCCCTATCTGATGACCATGGTCGGTGCGGGGGTTTTGGTGATGGGTGTCGCGGCCTGCAACCTGTTGCTCATCAGGTTGGGCGGCTCGCTGTGGGATCTTATAACGGTTCAACGGGACTTGCCGAAATTGACCAGCATGGTGTGGGTCTTTGTCGGGTTGGTGATCGGCCAGGGCCTGTTATCCATGGCTCATAGTTATTTGACCGCGCTGGCTTCCCAGCATGTAATGGCGGATTTTCGTACCCACGTCTTCTCTCATCTCCATCGGTTATCACTGAATTTCTTTGCGAAACGGCGAACCGGAGAGTTGATTTCCAGATTGATGAACGATGTCGGGGTGATTCAGAATTTATTAACGGAGACCCCGATGGATGCCCTGAAGCATCTTGTGACCATCATTGGGGGCGTGGGATTTCTTTTGGTGATGAATTGGCGGCTGTGTCTCCTGATTCTCATTCTCTTGCCTTTGCTGGCCCTTGTCGCCAGGATGTTTGGGAAGCGGTTAAAAGTCTTATCGATGCAAATTCAGGATCAAACCGCCCATGTCACCACGTTAATAGAAGAAGTGGTGTCAGGCATTAGGGTGGTCAAATCCTTTGTCCAGGGTAAACGGGAGGAAGCACGGTTTCGTTCAGCCATAGAGACCTTGTTAGCGACCACCATGAAACGGACCGCGGTGTTGGCCGTGTTTGTTCCCGTCATCACCTTCTGTACGTTTGTGATGGCGATTGGCGTCTTATGGTATGGGGGCAAGCAAGTCATCGAAGGTCAGCTATCACCTGGGGAATTATTTTCGTTTGTTCTCTTTGCGGGAATTTTAATTGGCCCATTCGGATCAGCCGCCCGGATGTTCTCTCAGGTGAAGGAAGTGCAAGGAGCGATGACGCGGGTGTTTGAGCTCCTGGATACTCCACTGGAAATTCAGGATAGTCCGATGGCAAAGGCCTTAACGCCCATTCACGGGCAGGTGCAGTTTGATCAAGTACAATTTAGCTATGAGGGCCGGCCCCCTGTTTTGGATGCCGTATCTTTCTCGATTCAGGCCGGGGAATGTGTGGCCCTGGTGGGACCAACCGGAGCCGGGAAAACGACTATTGTGAATTTACTGCATCGTTTTTATGACCCAACCGCCGGTCGGGTGCTGGTTGACGGGCATGATCTCACCTCCATTCAAGTGGATAGTTTGTATCAACAGTTAGCGCTTGTGCCTCAGGAAACACTGCTTTTTGGTGGAACGATCGCAGACAATATCCGGTATGGTCGAGCGGAAGCTCCTGAATCCGACATGATAGAGGCCAGTCGCCGAGCCAATGCGCATGAATTTATTCAGGCGCTTCCCGAGGGCTATGATACCATTCTAGGTGAAAAAGGAATTAATCTGTCTGGAGGACAGCGACAGCGCATCGCTATTGCAAGGGCGCTACTCAAAGATCCGAGAATTTTGATCCTGGATGAAGCCACCTCAGCCTTGGATAGTCAGTCGGAATCGTTGGTGCAGTCAGCCTTAACGGAGCTGATGAAGGGTCGTACCACGCTGATGATCGCGCATCGCTTTTCCTCCATTCAGCGGGCAGATCGAATTCTCGTCTTACATAAAGGCACAATTGTGGAGGAAGGACAGCACGAAGAACTTCTTGCCAAGCGGGGACTCTACCATCATCTCTATACACTGAGAGAGGTTGAGGGAATAACGGAGCGTATGGAGATCGCAGAACAACCCTTGCCTCAATAA
- a CDS encoding methyltransferase domain-containing protein — protein sequence MNIEKVERVYSAYASVYDHTFGKVFQQSRESAVRGLPIEPGHRVLEVGVGTGEALPLYPSCCEVLGIDLSDGMLEHARRRVQEHRLDHVTLKRMDAGKMDLPDNHYDIVMAAYVVTAVPDYRSVVDEMIRVCKPGGRIIMLNHFSNGNKVIAAVEKWISPFCKHIGFRTDLALHTVLEGTCLMVVNKKKVNPLRFWHLVECVNKKNGQQALFTNGFALNGHS from the coding sequence ATGAATATTGAGAAAGTTGAGCGTGTATACAGTGCGTACGCGTCTGTTTATGACCATACGTTTGGTAAAGTCTTTCAGCAATCACGCGAGTCGGCGGTGCGCGGCCTTCCTATTGAGCCCGGCCATCGAGTTCTCGAGGTCGGCGTAGGAACCGGAGAGGCGCTCCCTCTTTATCCCTCCTGTTGCGAAGTCCTTGGTATTGACCTCTCGGATGGCATGTTGGAACATGCCCGACGTCGGGTCCAGGAGCACCGGTTGGATCATGTGACCCTCAAGAGAATGGATGCGGGGAAAATGGATCTTCCCGATAATCACTATGATATTGTGATGGCTGCTTACGTGGTCACAGCAGTTCCTGATTATCGAAGTGTGGTGGATGAAATGATCCGGGTGTGTAAACCCGGTGGCCGGATCATCATGCTGAATCACTTTAGCAATGGGAATAAAGTTATTGCGGCGGTGGAAAAATGGATTTCTCCTTTCTGTAAGCATATTGGATTCAGAACCGATCTGGCATTGCACACGGTCCTGGAAGGCACGTGTCTGATGGTGGTCAATAAAAAGAAAGTGAACCCCTTGCGGTTCTGGCATTTGGTGGAATGCGTGAATAAAAAGAATGGTCAACAGGCTTTGTTCACAAATGGTTTTGCGTTGAATGGACATTCATAG
- a CDS encoding type 1 glutamine amidotransferase translates to MKVALCLQHVLFEGPGVFRRALETRGYAVRNVVVPAEGLPAGPWDFLLIMGGPMSVNDGDAWIEAELKFVMTALAKGIPVLGICFGAQLLAKALGGSVTPGPKFELGMSAVSLSDLGKVDPILSAMPQDFLVFQWHGEGITLPPGSVHLVTSADFPVQAFRMADRTYGLLFHLELEESGIEALCRECPQDVQRGGMTPESIQAPSRPHLPRLHQLADRFIEHLIQA, encoded by the coding sequence ATGAAGGTTGCCCTCTGCCTCCAACATGTCTTGTTTGAAGGCCCTGGCGTTTTTCGTCGGGCTCTAGAAACTCGTGGGTATGCGGTCAGAAATGTTGTCGTGCCCGCTGAGGGTTTGCCTGCAGGCCCATGGGACTTTCTCCTCATTATGGGGGGACCGATGTCCGTTAATGATGGTGATGCGTGGATCGAGGCCGAACTCAAATTTGTGATGACGGCTCTCGCGAAAGGTATTCCTGTCCTGGGGATTTGTTTTGGAGCTCAGTTGCTGGCGAAAGCGTTGGGTGGTTCGGTGACACCGGGGCCGAAGTTTGAACTTGGCATGAGTGCCGTGTCCCTTTCCGACCTGGGAAAAGTCGATCCTATCCTGAGTGCCATGCCCCAGGACTTTCTCGTGTTTCAATGGCATGGAGAAGGGATCACGCTTCCGCCTGGAAGCGTGCATCTGGTGACTTCTGCTGATTTTCCAGTTCAGGCATTCCGGATGGCGGATCGAACATATGGCCTCCTGTTTCATCTGGAATTAGAGGAATCGGGCATAGAGGCCTTGTGCCGGGAATGTCCTCAAGATGTTCAGCGAGGTGGGATGACACCGGAGTCAATTCAAGCCCCGTCGCGACCCCACCTACCCAGGCTCCATCAATTGGCTGATCGCTTCATTGAACATTTGATTCAGGCATGA
- a CDS encoding LL-diaminopimelate aminotransferase, with amino-acid sequence MAEFPIQYAERIRTLPPYLFAAIDDMKRKAIERGMDIINLGIGDPDLPTPEPIIESLRRAAGNPKHHQYPSYDGMLSFRTAVADWYQRRFGVTLDPKTEVVTLIGSKEGIGHVPLAFVDPGDIVLVPSPGYPVYPVATSFAGGISYTMPLTKENGFLPDLSAIPRDIAQKAKMMFLNSPNNPTSVVASKEFFKKVVDFAREHQIIVCHDAAYSEIYYDGNRPASFMEAAGAKDVGVEFHSLSKTYNMTGWRIGFAVGRKEVIAGLGKVKTNIDSGVFQAIQEAGITALQLDGSVTEGLRTIYQERRDVLVPGLKAMGLELDSPPAAFYVWIGVPKGFTSASFTAHLIEKAGIVTTPGNGFGDPGEGYIRMTVTTTKDKLAEAVERMKKIGW; translated from the coding sequence ATGGCTGAGTTTCCTATTCAATATGCAGAGCGGATCCGCACCTTACCCCCCTATTTATTCGCTGCCATCGATGACATGAAGCGTAAGGCCATCGAGCGGGGGATGGATATCATCAATTTGGGTATTGGCGATCCTGATTTGCCCACACCAGAACCGATCATTGAATCGTTACGACGTGCGGCGGGAAATCCCAAACATCATCAGTACCCGTCGTATGATGGCATGTTGTCATTTCGGACTGCGGTGGCCGATTGGTATCAACGTCGGTTTGGCGTGACCCTGGACCCCAAAACAGAAGTGGTGACATTGATCGGGTCAAAAGAAGGCATCGGCCATGTTCCGTTGGCCTTTGTCGACCCGGGAGATATTGTGTTGGTTCCGAGCCCGGGATATCCGGTATACCCGGTCGCAACCAGCTTTGCCGGGGGGATTTCCTACACCATGCCTTTGACAAAAGAGAATGGGTTTTTGCCGGATCTATCTGCCATTCCCAGGGATATTGCCCAAAAAGCCAAAATGATGTTTCTCAACTCCCCGAATAATCCTACGTCGGTGGTGGCGAGCAAGGAATTTTTCAAAAAGGTCGTGGATTTTGCGCGTGAGCATCAGATCATTGTCTGTCATGACGCCGCCTATTCCGAAATTTATTATGACGGCAACCGGCCTGCGAGCTTTATGGAGGCAGCGGGTGCAAAAGACGTGGGGGTGGAATTCCACTCGCTGTCAAAGACGTACAATATGACCGGATGGCGCATCGGATTCGCCGTTGGGCGAAAAGAAGTCATCGCGGGTTTGGGGAAGGTCAAAACCAACATTGATTCAGGCGTGTTTCAAGCGATCCAGGAGGCAGGCATTACCGCGTTGCAACTGGATGGTTCAGTGACAGAAGGCTTGCGAACGATTTATCAAGAACGGCGGGATGTTCTGGTGCCCGGCTTGAAAGCCATGGGATTGGAGCTGGATTCGCCTCCGGCGGCGTTTTATGTTTGGATCGGTGTGCCGAAGGGATTCACCTCGGCGTCTTTCACGGCCCATCTCATTGAGAAAGCCGGAATTGTGACCACGCCCGGCAATGGATTTGGCGATCCGGGAGAAGGGTATATCCGAATGACGGTCACGACCACAAAAGATAAATTGGCCGAAGCGGTGGAACGCATGAAAAAGATTGGCTGGTAG
- the folK gene encoding 2-amino-4-hydroxy-6-hydroxymethyldihydropteridine diphosphokinase, protein MAQEIVYIGFGSNVGDRQELCDRAVALMNLLPRSCVTGVSSYYESEPIDPQGILGPTWFYNGVVRLETGLSPQRLLGILQETERALGRDGDNRCGPRTMDFDIIFFGQHVIEQPGLIIPHPRLHQRRFVLEPLVELDPDWNHPSFRRSVKELLSSLEDTSRVNKLDVIPGAKYGSRPACSSGPSA, encoded by the coding sequence ATGGCTCAAGAAATTGTGTATATCGGTTTTGGTTCCAACGTCGGAGATCGTCAGGAGTTATGCGATCGGGCTGTGGCGTTGATGAACCTGCTCCCTCGTTCTTGTGTCACAGGCGTGTCTTCATATTATGAATCTGAACCGATCGATCCCCAGGGAATCCTGGGACCTACCTGGTTTTATAATGGCGTGGTGCGGTTGGAAACTGGTCTCAGTCCCCAACGACTTCTGGGCATCCTCCAAGAAACCGAACGAGCGTTGGGCCGTGATGGAGATAACCGTTGCGGCCCCCGCACAATGGATTTTGATATTATCTTTTTTGGCCAACATGTGATCGAACAACCAGGACTCATTATCCCTCATCCGCGTCTGCATCAGCGACGATTTGTCTTGGAACCGCTTGTGGAATTAGATCCTGATTGGAATCATCCCTCCTTTCGCCGTTCGGTGAAAGAGTTGTTGTCGTCGCTTGAAGATACCAGTAGGGTCAACAAGCTGGATGTTATCCCCGGGGCGAAGTACGGCTCCCGACCAGCCTGCTCGTCTGGGCCTTCAGCCTGA